A window of Lusitaniella coriacea LEGE 07157 genomic DNA:
GCCGTAACTTTCCTGAATCTCTGTGGCTAAATTTCCCCAACCCACGACCTTTAAGGTTACTGGAGGATCTTCGGGACGCGACCCGTCAAACTCAACTAACATCTGAGCAATGGGAATTTGGTTATCCGGGGTGTACCGCATCTCTGGCGCTTGCACGACCCGAACCATTAATACGCAACTATTCATCTCACCTTCCTGGTCATTTTCAGTTATCAGTTATCAGGGCTTTGCCCTTAAAGGCAGAGGTTAGAAGAAAAATTCTCCCTTGAGGAAACAAGCCTTGCCTTATAGATCAATTGTATTATATCAACAGGAGAAACAGCTTAGGGGCGAATCTCCCATTCAATCACGCGATCGCGCTCCCCCCCTGTTCGCTGTCAATAAACGCCTGAACGCGCTGGCGATAGTCATTAATGGATTCATCAACCCAATCGCGATCGTCGCTGTTCGCGAAGATATGCACCAAAGGCTCTCCCGCATCGGGCAAAATCAAAACCCAATTATCATCCTGGGGATGGACGATCTTAACACCATCAATTAACTCCAAATTTTCCGCCGGATGGGTTTCTACCAAATAACGCATCAATGCACCTTTAATCGTCCAAGGACAGCGCATGGTATAGGTTTTGTGGCAGACGCGGGGCAGTTCGCTACGAATTTGAACGAGGGATCGCTCTTGAATCGTCAGCATCTCGATCAATTTTGCAATGCAGAACATCGCATCGAAACCGGGGTGCAATTGCGGGAAAATAAAGCCCATTTCCCCACTTCCCCCCAACACTACGTTGGGATTTTCCTGGGAGGCTTCCATCAGTGCGGTGGGATTGGCTTTTGTCCGAATGACTTTTGCGTCGTGGCGGCGTGCAATTTGCTCCACGGCACTCGACGAATGCACCGGAACAACGACTGTCCCTCTCGGTTGGGCGGTGAGCATCATGTGTACCATCAACGCGGTCAAAATTTCTCCGCGAATGGGCAATCCCGCTTCATCGACCAAAATTAATTGTTCGCCGTTGGCGGAGACTTGTACGCCGAGATTGGCTTTGAGTGCTTCCACCACCTGACCCAATTGTTTGAGCAGTCCTTCCCGTTCTTCAGTGGAGAGCGCCCGTTCGCTTAAACTGGCATTGAGAACGACGGCATCGCAACCAAATTTGGCTAACAGAACCGGTAAAATGGCTCCCGATACGGCGTAGACGTAATCAATGACCACCTTGGAACGGCTATTGCGAATTGCTTCTACGTTGAGATATTTCTCAAAACTCTTGCTGTAAATCTCCAGGATTTGGGAGGGATACGCCATTGTCCCAATTTCGGGGATGGGGACGCGCCGCAAGTCTTCTTTGAAGTAGGTGCCTTCAGTTTTCTTCTCTTTGGCTTTGGAGATATTAATGCCTTGATTGTCGAAGAATTCAATGAGAATCGAATCCGATCGCGTGGGGTGAAGTCTGACGTGAATGCCGCCTTCAACTCCCAATACGGGAATCATCGTCCGTGCGAGGGGAATGGCTGTCGCTTCGAGGTTTTGAATGTGAATCCCGGTGGACATCAATCCCGCAATCAAAGAACGACTGACCATGCGGGAAATGGCGCGCTGATCTCGCGAGACAGTGACAGAAGCTCCTAGTTTTAAGGTCGAACCGTATGCCGCACCGAGTTTAACGGTAAATTCCGGGGTAATATCGGTGTTTGCTAGTCCGGATACCCCTTGTTGACCGAAAAGGTTGCGCTTGGCTTGTTCTCCCCAAATGAGGTTCATATTTAAGATTGCGCCGGATTCAATGCGCTTGCTGGGCCAAACCCTAACAGTGGGGCTAATTTGCGCTTCTTCTCCCACGTTACACAAAGATCCGACCACGGCTCCTTCTAGGATATGGGCGCGACGATCGACGCGGGTTCCTCTGGAGATGACGCAGGCGCGCAGGTGAGCTTCTTCGCCGATGATTGCGCCGTTTAAAATAATGGGACGTTTGAGGTCGGCATCTGCACCGACGTTGACGTTATCGCCAATCACCGTCCCGGCTTCGATGCGCGATCGCGGGCCAATGCGACAATTGCTTCCAATCAGTACGGGGGTTTCAATTTTAGCGGTGGGATCGATGAAGGTATTTTGCCCTACCCAAAGATCGGAGGATTGTTCTTCGTAGGCAAAATCGATTTTGACTTTGCCCTGTAATCCGTCGTACTGCGCGTCTCGGTAGGCATCGAGGTGTCCCACATCGCACCAATATCCATCGGCGACATAGCCGTAAATGGGATCTCCTTTTTCTAATAGCAGGGGAAAGAGGTCTTTGGAAAAGTCCGATTCTTCGTTGGCTGGCAGGTAATCGAGAACCTCTGGCTCTAAAATATAAGTTCCGGTATTGACCGTATCGGAGAAGATTTCGCTGGTGGAGGGTTTCTCCAAGAAGCGAACGATCTTCTCGTCTGAATCGGTGATCACCACCCCAAATTCAATCGGATTGGGAACGCGGGTCAGGATGAGAGTCGCTTTGGAGTTGTTTTCTTTGTGGAACGCGATCGCGGCACTCAAATCGAAATCGGTGATGCTATCACCACTGATCACGATAAAGGTTTCATTGAGTAAATCTGCAATATTTTTAACGCACCCTGCCGTTCCCAACGGCTGATCTTCCTCCACCGCATAGGTCATCTGCACGCCAAAATCGCTACCGTCCTGAAAGTAATCTCTCATCACATCTGGAAGATAGTGAAGCGTGGCGATCACCTCTGTCACCTGATGTCGTTTCAGTAAGTTAATGATGTGTTCTGCGATCGGTCGATTGAGAACTGGCACCATCGGCTTTGGCAGATCGCAGGTGAGGGGGCGTAGCCGGGTTCCTGAACCACCAGCCATTAGCACTGCCCGCATAATTCCTCCTTAAAGTTTATTCGCTCGCTGGACGGGATCGTTTGCTTTTTGGCATTTCTCCCAATCCCAAGGCAGAAATGCCTCTTTGATCGACAGTTGAGTGAACTGTTTCGCGCTATGAGTTGTTTGTTTTCGAGGTTTAAATGCTTGACAATATATTTTTTCTATGATACAAAACAGTTTCCTGGCTATCTTCGATTTTAAGTGAAAGATTAAAAATCGGAGAAAGATAAAAACTTCAGCAATTTTACCATTAAGCTCGTTCGGACTGCTTTGCTCAAATACTCAAGCCTGACCATCAATTGGCTTGCTGGATTAGAATTGAAGAGAGCAATGCGTTGTTTCGCTAACATCCCTCAAACGGGTTGATTTACGAGGTTTACTTCAATGATTTTTGTTAAATTACTAGGTATCGTTGCGGTTTCTGCCTATTTCTGGGGCGTTTGGAAGTTTTGGAAAGGCTATGGCAGAACGAACTTTCAACCCAGTTTGCCCAGTCGAATTGTTTTATCGGCATTTTGGCCTGCTTTGATTTTGGTCAATAAATCCTATCGTCAGAACTTCCAGAAAGCCCTGAAAGGGCGTTGACTTTGATTGGATGGGTTGAGGGTGACGCGGGGAACGGTCAGACCCCGCGTCGGCGAAAGACGAGCGACCCCGCGCCGCCGAAAGGCGCAAGGGAACGCGCGAGTAGCAAGGGAATGCTGACCGAGGAGAGTGGGAGATGCGGGGAAATAATTAACCTGTAAAAAGACAACTGACGATTCGGTAGGCTGTAAATTTTTGAATTCAAGAGAGAAACCGCACCGACAATTGTGGTTAATTGGGGGAACTCAGGAGAGTCGAGAGATTGCCCGCGCGATCGCGCGCCTTAAACTTCCCTGTCTCATAACCGTTACCACACAAGCCGCCACGCACCTTTACGAACCCTCCCCCCAACAACACATTCTGGTGGGTAGGTTAAACCCAGAAGACCTTCAACCCTTTCTTTTGGAACAAAACATTGCAGCCGTAGTTGATGCATCGCACCCGTTTGCGGTTGAAATTTCCCAGCGCGCGATCGCGGTAACCAGAGACTACAATATTCCTTACCTGCGCTACGAACGACCCGTATCAGTCATCAAACAAGGAGACAGGGCGGGAGGACGGGGGGAGGTCGGAACGCCTCTGAGGTCGCAAGCCGACCTAGGGGAGGCGGGGGGACAGCACTTCGACACGCTCAGTGATAGAGGGGACGAGGCAGTAGGGGCGCAATGCTTGCGCCCGAAATCTCAATCCTTGCACCCAGAACCCCAAATCATCGAACTCGACAGCTTCACCACTCTCCTTCAAGGAAACTACCTAGAAAACCAAAGAACTCTCCTCACTGTCGGCTGCAAAATCCTCCCCCGCTTCCAACCCTGGCAAAATCGAGCCACCCTTTTTGCTCGCGTCCTTCCTACGGTAAACTCAATAGACATTGCCCTCAAAGCAGGATTCACCCCCAATCGACTAATCGCCCTCCGCCCCCCCATTAGCCCCGAACTCGAACAAGCCCTATGGCAACAGTGGCAAATCTCCCTTGTCATCACCAAAGCCTCCGGGAAAGCTGGAGGAGAAACCCTCAAACGCACCCTTGCCCAACAACTGGGAATATCCCTGATAATCATCGCGCGTCCCCCTGTTGCCTATCCCCAAAAAACCTCAGACCTCAACCAAGTTCTCACCTTTTGTCAACAAACCCTTAACCCCCCAAAATAACCATGTCTGAACCCATCACCCCCACCATCAGCACCCGCATCTGCACCCACATGAACGACGATCACGCCGAAGCCGTTCTCCTCTACGCCAAAACCTTCGGCAACACCCCCGAAGCAACAGCCGCCCAAATGGTTGCCATCGACCCCCAAGGCATGGATCTCAGCGCCCAAATCGACGATACAACCCGTCCCCTACGCATTGAATTCGATCGCCCCCTCAAAGACGCAGAAGACGCGCACCACACCCTCATCGAAATGCTCAAACAAGTTCGTCAGAAATAAACGAAGTTACGCCTGATGTGAATGACCTAAACCTTTGTCTCTCCTAGGGCGGGTAATGCCCGACAGCTTTGAGTTTTGTGGGTGTCGTAGCGATTGTGTTGAAGTGGCGCGCGGCGACTCAATTTATCCAGTCTCTCATGTTTCCCATACGCGATCGGTAAACTCTCATAGGTGACGAAACGATCGCGCGCCCAATTTTGAATACAATCGGTAAACCAAATATCCTGGGGAATGAGGTCGTGGGTGTCGGCGTATCCTGAGTTATGGCTGAGGTGGATTGCTCCGGCGCGATCGAGTAAGTTTAGGCAAGTTTGCTGGGTTAATGCGCGATCGCCGCGATGCCAAATGAGAATATGAGATACATCGACTAACAGCGCGCGATCGACTAAAGTTTCCTCACTCGAACACCAGTATTCTGGAGATGGCATCACTTCTGTGTAAACGGGAATATTTAAAGCTTCTTCCAATTTCAACAATGCAATTTCGAGTTCCTGTTTTGTGCAGTCTCGCTGTCGTGGGGGATGCAAAGATACGGCTCGAACGTCGTGGTTGGCGATAAAATCGGCGTAAGCTTGCCAGGTTTTGGGACGCAAAAGGTTGAGTCGCAGGCGAAAATTCTTTCTGTAGAGGCAGGAATTGTGCAAAATCAAGGGGATATTGGGGTAGTCAAACTCAACAGGACACTGACTCCCAATTGCCAGTTCGAGGAAATCGAGATGTAGAGGTTCTTGAAGGGTCTGAAAAATGTTCAAACAGTCTTCAAAGGGACGCAATCCAATAGCAGTGATACTGAGTCCTAGCATTAGAGTTTTCCTGTGGGAATAATATAAACCTCTTCTTCAATAGTTTCTTCAGTTTATGGTTGAAAGGTTCTCTTGAAGTGTGCGTGCTGCCTTTGGTATATCTCTACGCGATCGCGCTCCAACATCTCCCATTTTTCATCCGAACTGAAGCCCCGTATCCCTCTTCCACTCTAGCTCTGAACAAAATGCAAGCACCTCCCGACCTGTATGCCTTGCCCGACTTTCTTCGGAAAAACAGAGATGACGTTAATCATGTTATCTTAGCTTATATCTTAGATGTCGTAAGACGTTGAGCAATTTTACGGTGTTAAGGCAACCCAGTGTAAAACTGCATGGAGCCGTTGGCGGTTTACCATAACCTCAACAGCTCATTACCTCCGATGCCGCAAGGCGTTTAAAACAAACAAAAAAAAGCCTTGACACCAAGAATTTTTTGGATTAGTTTAAATAAATCAGATGTTTTATGGTGTAAACAAAAACTAGCAAGAATTTTACTCACATCACCTATTGCATTTAGGCGCAGACCCTTCAGTTCTCACAGCACGGGGTTTGAGTGATTCGTTGATTTTATTCAATCGAAGCACAAAGTTTGCACGCTACATCTCACCTCCGATCGCCGCAAGGTTTTAAACAGTTTCAATATCTAAACATTTGGAGGAAGTCCAACATGACTACTTCTGCAACGGTTTCTGCGTCCACAGCAGCGCGAGAAACCCTCGAACCCTTCGTGGAGTTAAAATTTCCCGTTCGCGGAACCCAACTCCCTGCCGATCACAATTACGGACTGTATGCAGCATTGGTTCATCAGATTCCAGAACTGCGCCAGCAGCACGACATCAGCATTTTGACCATTCCTGGTTTTGGCGACAGACAGGGGAAAATCTCGCTAACGTCAGACTCTTGTATCAGAATTCGCGTCCCCATCTCCAAAATCCCGTTGGCGTATCAGTTAGCTGGCAAACCTATCGCGATCGGCAAACATCCTATTAACATCGGCATTCCCCAAGTTTCAGTATTGCATCCATCCGCAAACCTGAGAGCGAGGATTGTCACGATCAAAGGGTATATGCAATCAGAACCATTTTTAGCCGCAGCACGACGACAACTCAGCAATTTGGACATTTCCGCCAAAATTTCCATTCCCGCAGACAGAAGCGGCAATCCCAGCCGTAAAACGCTCAAAATCAAGCGCTATACCATTGTCGGTTTCACGACCGAAATATCGGGATTGAGCGATGAAGACTCCATTCAATTGCAACGGTGCGGATTGGGGGGAAAACGGCACATGGGATGCGGAATTTTCTTGCCTTGTAAGGAGGACAGAGATGTTTAAAAGACTGTTAGCGAAATCTATCCCCCATGATGCCCAAAAATACAGCAAAGCGTGGAAATCGGCGGGTTACACGGCACATATTGGCGCAGTGATGCAATCTGCGGATATTTTGCTCGATAAAATCGGTGCAACAATTATCGAACAATTGGATTTAGATGTAGAATTTTCGTATTTTGCCAATACGGTGAAGTTGGGTGCGTATCTACACGACTGGGGGAAGGCAAATCAGCACTTTCAGGAGATGGTGTATCTAAAATCCTTACCGAAGTCCGACGATCCAAAAATTAAAGAGTACAGAAAGAGGCTTCAGGCAGAACAGAAGAGTCATGAGAGAACGCAGATGCTTCGTCACGAGGTTATCAGTGGCATTCTCGCACTGCAAGTTCCCAGTTTTCGAGCCTGGTTGGAAGAGTATCCCAATGCCAATCTAATGGTAGCAGTCTGGGCGGCGATGGGGCATCATCTCAAACTGCATTCTGATTTTACCGATATTTGCGATAGTACGGGTTCAAAGCTGAAAATTTTCACCCAACATGACGATTTTACGCTCGTTTTGAAAATGGGAAGGCAATATTTAGGATTACCCACGACGTTGCCAGAACTCTGTAAAGAAGAGTGGACAAAATCAGAACTAAAAGCTGCTTTACAAGCATTGTGCCAAGAGTTTTGTGACTTTGAAAAGTCTTTAACTCCAGAGGTGCAAAAATTCATTGCGGCGGTGAAAGCAACCGTTATGGCTGCGGATCTTGCGGGTTCTGCATTGCCAACAACAGAATACGATCTGAAGGATTGGGTTGCACAAGTTTTATCACTGGTTCTTTCAGAAGATGAGATTCAGAAACTGCTTGATAAGCGGTTGAAAAAACAGCCATTACGAGAATTTCAATGGCAAATTGCTGAGACAAAAAGCCGCGTCACTATCGTTAAAGCAGGATGCGGAACTGGGAAAACGGCGGGTGCCTATGCGTGGGCAAAAAAATGGGGAATCGAACGCAAACTGTTTTTTTGTTATCCCACAACGGGAACGGCTTCTCAAGGGTATTTAGATTATGCGGCGGAAAATGAGTTTGAAACGGAATTAATGCACTCTCGCGCGGCAATCGATCTCGAAGAAGTTCTATTTTCTAATGACTTGGAGAAAAAGCAAGATGATGATAATGAAGCTCGTTTAGCGGCTTTTGCTGCGTGGCAAGCTAAATTAGTGGTGTGTACGGTTGATACTGTTTTAGGGTTAATTCAAAATAACCGAAAGCCATTATATTCCTTTCCCGCGATCGCGCAAGGTGCGTTTGTTTTTGATGAGGTTCATTCCTACGACAATCGCCTTTTTGCCGAATTGCTTATTTTTCTCAAAACGTTTAAAGGCGCGCCAACTCTCTTGATGAGTGCGAGTTTTAGTCCGACTCAATTAGAACTCATTCAAAATGCAGTTGAAGCGGGTGGCGAGACAGTCGAGATGATCGAAGGGTATCGGAAGTTGGAGGAATTGCCGCGATATCGCCTTTGCTATTTTCCAGAAGCAACGGAAAATTCTTCTGAAGTTTGGCAAGAAGTTTTAAAGGCGTTGGGTGCAGGACAAAAAGTGCTGTGGGTCACTAATTCTGTCCAAACTTGCATTAATATTTATCGTCAAGCAGAAACAGAAATTGCAGAAAATCTACTCGAACAATCGATTCAACGACTCATTTATCACAGTCGCTTTCGATACCGCGATCGCGTGAATAAACATAAACAAGTTATCGAGGCATTCAAATCTTCCAATGCAGTCTTTGCCGTCACAACTCAAGTGTGTGAAATGTCCCTCGATCTTAGTGCGGATTTGTTGATATCTTCTCTTGCTCCCGCAGCCGCTTTAGTTCAGCGATTGGGACGCTTAAATCGGTTTGTTGTTGAAGATAAAAATGGCAATATTTCTCTAAAATCGGGGCGAATTTCAACAGCGATTATCTATGCTTGGAAAAAGGACGATCTACCCTATACAAAAACCGAGCTAGATACAGGAAAAAAGCTAATTGCTCTACTCGAAAATAGATCGGAAATTTCTCAGCAGCAACTAGCAGGAGTTTCTGCAAAATTGGATACAACCTCTCCCGAACAAATTCGAGGGATGTGGTTAGAGGGAAATTGGTGTACGTATCCCGAACCTGCTAGAAAACTGGGATACACCGTAACAGTTTTACTCGAACAAGATATTGCAGAAATTAAGAAGAAAGCAATGTTGCGTTTAGATAAATCTTTTATGAAAGAAGCACAAGGATGGTCGGTTTCTATTCGCATTCCTGACAATTTCTACAACTGGAAACGAATTAAATTCTATCGCTTTGCGCCAACTGATGAAGTTTATTACAGTCCAGAAACGGGAGCAGAGCAATGACAACCATAGATTATCATCTTGGCGATTCATCTATTACCTTGCTCCATCGCGCCGGTTTAGCAGGGTTATGGATGACTTTAAAGCAGTTAGAAATCGAGAAGGTTCAAACCATTCAAGGATTAAAATGGGAATTGCGCGATCGCGCGATAACTTTATCTTGGGATGGGAAAGATATTGACGTTCTCGATTGTTTGCTGAAAGAAGCCTATCAGCTTGACGATGGATTAATTGCCCTTAGAGGATTAGATTCTAAAACAATGAATTTGCAAGTACAAGTTACTATGCATCAGGGAATTTTGGGGACATTTTTGCAACATAACAGTACGCATAAATCAAAAGGTGTCGTGTCGAAATCTTTCCTTCTTGAGGACGATAAACCCGAAATTGTCGTCAAGCACAAAGCACTTAATTCCTACGTTTATCAAACCTTTGCCAAAAATCTCTGCGATAAAAAAGGTGGCTTATCAAGTAAACCTATCAGCGTCGCAGGTTGGCTAAGTCCCGGTGCGGTTGTTAAGCACACTGCTTTTAGTTCTAATACTAGTTTTGAAGAGTTACCCGAACAAGCACTTCTATTACTATTTGCACCCGTTGCTTGTTGTTACTATTCTTTGCGATCTCAACTGCGGGACAAGCGAGCGCAATATGCTTTAGTAATTCCTGAAATTACCAATCTCAGAACCTACGCAGAGTATCGCCAGAGTTCTAACTTTAGAGAAGCTGGATATTTAGATTTTTGTGCCTATGGTTTAGGCGACGCGGGATTGAGATTTTTAACTCAAGAAAAAGCCTCAGAAAAACTTGGGAAATGTCAAGTTATTACTTTGGGAACAGTGGCTTGGTCTTCCCAACAAAAAACCAGAACGGGTTTATATGTTGTCGAACCCGACTATCAAGTATGTCAGACTTATGAGGCGTGTAAAAGTCATTTAAGCGATCGCGTGGTAGAGAGTTCAAATGGAACTTTTATTCCCAAAAGTTTGGCGCGAGAATTTATTGCCGAAAATCTTGCTAGAAATACACCTTGGTATTCAGGGATTTCTGATGTAATTACGAGCAACGAACTCTTTAATCGATTAACTTACGAACGAGAAGGATTAAATCAAATGGTCAAAGAAACAGAGTGGGATACAAAAGACGAAAAACTATTTGTCGAAGCTTGCCACGAAGCAATTAGCTATACCTACGGTCAGCTTGCAAGGTACGCTCAGAAACGAGGTGAAGTTCCTAATTTCGATCGCGAAACAGTTAAAATTCGCACGAGTTTAGGACGCTGTAAAAATGCAGAGACATTTCGAGAGTTTATCTCTAGTTTTTTTGCAAAAGCGGGAAAAATTCCTACACTACAAGAACATTGGACAGAATTAATGAATATGATTCTCTGTGACTGGAAAAAGTCGCGCGATTTAGCGTTGTTAGCACTAGCAAGCTATAAAGGGAAAGGTTTACAGGAAGACGATCCAATCGATATTTGATTTTAATTTTTCCTTTGGATGCCGTTAGGCGTAGCAAGCAAAAAACAAAAATCAGGAGATTCCATTCATGACATTTCACTTATTCGGCAATATTCTCACCAGCTACGGTACAGCCGCCAACAATCGTGGTGAAAACGAAGGAAATATTACGACGCTGCAAAAAATACTTTGGCAGAACGAAGTTCGCACGACGGTTTCTGCTGAAGCAATTCGTTGGGCATTGCGTTATTATTGGCAAACCGCAGGCAATAACTATCGCGTCAATCGTCAATGGAATGACGAAAAAAATGACAATGTTTGGCAAAATTCCAATTTTGATGACAGTGCTTTTATTGATGACGATGTATTGGGATTCATGCGGGCAGAAGGGGCAAAAACCGAAGCCTCAGACGAACCGAAAGCAAAAGGGAAAAAAGCCCCAAAAGGAACAACAACAGCCAAGCGCGGCGTTTTAGAAGTGACTCGTGCCGTTTCCACAATTCCCTATGCA
This region includes:
- a CDS encoding mannose-1-phosphate guanyltransferase, translating into MRAVLMAGGSGTRLRPLTCDLPKPMVPVLNRPIAEHIINLLKRHQVTEVIATLHYLPDVMRDYFQDGSDFGVQMTYAVEEDQPLGTAGCVKNIADLLNETFIVISGDSITDFDLSAAIAFHKENNSKATLILTRVPNPIEFGVVITDSDEKIVRFLEKPSTSEIFSDTVNTGTYILEPEVLDYLPANEESDFSKDLFPLLLEKGDPIYGYVADGYWCDVGHLDAYRDAQYDGLQGKVKIDFAYEEQSSDLWVGQNTFIDPTAKIETPVLIGSNCRIGPRSRIEAGTVIGDNVNVGADADLKRPIILNGAIIGEEAHLRACVISRGTRVDRRAHILEGAVVGSLCNVGEEAQISPTVRVWPSKRIESGAILNMNLIWGEQAKRNLFGQQGVSGLANTDITPEFTVKLGAAYGSTLKLGASVTVSRDQRAISRMVSRSLIAGLMSTGIHIQNLEATAIPLARTMIPVLGVEGGIHVRLHPTRSDSILIEFFDNQGINISKAKEKKTEGTYFKEDLRRVPIPEIGTMAYPSQILEIYSKSFEKYLNVEAIRNSRSKVVIDYVYAVSGAILPVLLAKFGCDAVVLNASLSERALSTEEREGLLKQLGQVVEALKANLGVQVSANGEQLILVDEAGLPIRGEILTALMVHMMLTAQPRGTVVVPVHSSSAVEQIARRHDAKVIRTKANPTALMEASQENPNVVLGGSGEMGFIFPQLHPGFDAMFCIAKLIEMLTIQERSLVQIRSELPRVCHKTYTMRCPWTIKGALMRYLVETHPAENLELIDGVKIVHPQDDNWVLILPDAGEPLVHIFANSDDRDWVDESINDYRQRVQAFIDSEQGGSAIA
- a CDS encoding precorrin-6A/cobalt-precorrin-6A reductase gives rise to the protein MNSREKPHRQLWLIGGTQESREIARAIARLKLPCLITVTTQAATHLYEPSPQQHILVGRLNPEDLQPFLLEQNIAAVVDASHPFAVEISQRAIAVTRDYNIPYLRYERPVSVIKQGDRAGGRGEVGTPLRSQADLGEAGGQHFDTLSDRGDEAVGAQCLRPKSQSLHPEPQIIELDSFTTLLQGNYLENQRTLLTVGCKILPRFQPWQNRATLFARVLPTVNSIDIALKAGFTPNRLIALRPPISPELEQALWQQWQISLVITKASGKAGGETLKRTLAQQLGISLIIIARPPVAYPQKTSDLNQVLTFCQQTLNPPK
- a CDS encoding DUF2470 domain-containing protein, producing the protein MSEPITPTISTRICTHMNDDHAEAVLLYAKTFGNTPEATAAQMVAIDPQGMDLSAQIDDTTRPLRIEFDRPLKDAEDAHHTLIEMLKQVRQK
- the cas6 gene encoding type I-MYXAN CRISPR-associated protein Cas6/Cmx6, coding for MTTSATVSASTAARETLEPFVELKFPVRGTQLPADHNYGLYAALVHQIPELRQQHDISILTIPGFGDRQGKISLTSDSCIRIRVPISKIPLAYQLAGKPIAIGKHPINIGIPQVSVLHPSANLRARIVTIKGYMQSEPFLAAARRQLSNLDISAKISIPADRSGNPSRKTLKIKRYTIVGFTTEISGLSDEDSIQLQRCGLGGKRHMGCGIFLPCKEDRDV
- the cas3 gene encoding CRISPR-associated helicase Cas3'; its protein translation is MFKRLLAKSIPHDAQKYSKAWKSAGYTAHIGAVMQSADILLDKIGATIIEQLDLDVEFSYFANTVKLGAYLHDWGKANQHFQEMVYLKSLPKSDDPKIKEYRKRLQAEQKSHERTQMLRHEVISGILALQVPSFRAWLEEYPNANLMVAVWAAMGHHLKLHSDFTDICDSTGSKLKIFTQHDDFTLVLKMGRQYLGLPTTLPELCKEEWTKSELKAALQALCQEFCDFEKSLTPEVQKFIAAVKATVMAADLAGSALPTTEYDLKDWVAQVLSLVLSEDEIQKLLDKRLKKQPLREFQWQIAETKSRVTIVKAGCGTGKTAGAYAWAKKWGIERKLFFCYPTTGTASQGYLDYAAENEFETELMHSRAAIDLEEVLFSNDLEKKQDDDNEARLAAFAAWQAKLVVCTVDTVLGLIQNNRKPLYSFPAIAQGAFVFDEVHSYDNRLFAELLIFLKTFKGAPTLLMSASFSPTQLELIQNAVEAGGETVEMIEGYRKLEELPRYRLCYFPEATENSSEVWQEVLKALGAGQKVLWVTNSVQTCINIYRQAETEIAENLLEQSIQRLIYHSRFRYRDRVNKHKQVIEAFKSSNAVFAVTTQVCEMSLDLSADLLISSLAPAAALVQRLGRLNRFVVEDKNGNISLKSGRISTAIIYAWKKDDLPYTKTELDTGKKLIALLENRSEISQQQLAGVSAKLDTTSPEQIRGMWLEGNWCTYPEPARKLGYTVTVLLEQDIAEIKKKAMLRLDKSFMKEAQGWSVSIRIPDNFYNWKRIKFYRFAPTDEVYYSPETGAEQ
- the cas8a1 gene encoding type I-MYXAN CRISPR-associated Cas8a1/Cmx1; the protein is MTTIDYHLGDSSITLLHRAGLAGLWMTLKQLEIEKVQTIQGLKWELRDRAITLSWDGKDIDVLDCLLKEAYQLDDGLIALRGLDSKTMNLQVQVTMHQGILGTFLQHNSTHKSKGVVSKSFLLEDDKPEIVVKHKALNSYVYQTFAKNLCDKKGGLSSKPISVAGWLSPGAVVKHTAFSSNTSFEELPEQALLLLFAPVACCYYSLRSQLRDKRAQYALVIPEITNLRTYAEYRQSSNFREAGYLDFCAYGLGDAGLRFLTQEKASEKLGKCQVITLGTVAWSSQQKTRTGLYVVEPDYQVCQTYEACKSHLSDRVVESSNGTFIPKSLAREFIAENLARNTPWYSGISDVITSNELFNRLTYEREGLNQMVKETEWDTKDEKLFVEACHEAISYTYGQLARYAQKRGEVPNFDRETVKIRTSLGRCKNAETFREFISSFFAKAGKIPTLQEHWTELMNMILCDWKKSRDLALLALASYKGKGLQEDDPIDI